A single Lysinibacter sp. HNR DNA region contains:
- a CDS encoding Trp biosynthesis-associated membrane protein gives MTASGWSATRIKRWIILLVLASNALLLLAWSQTWFTLTLRPDVAGEPVIAVTGQQAAAALSAFALAGLAAGGALTIAGGAFRFILGFLQTVLGACAVWVSLSALSSPITGGQAFITAQTGVTGIESLSALVESVTTTAWPVLGIVIAVFVALSGVAVLVTARRWPRSSRRYQAVVLEPDESSAEAFAELTRESGESDPAAGDRIDEWDRQSRGSDPSV, from the coding sequence TGGATAATTCTTCTGGTACTTGCTAGTAACGCTCTCCTCCTGCTTGCCTGGAGTCAAACCTGGTTTACCCTTACCCTGCGTCCGGATGTTGCGGGGGAGCCCGTCATTGCGGTAACTGGTCAGCAGGCGGCGGCCGCTCTGAGTGCCTTTGCTCTGGCAGGTCTTGCCGCAGGCGGTGCCCTCACAATCGCGGGAGGGGCTTTTCGTTTTATTCTCGGTTTTTTGCAGACCGTGTTGGGAGCGTGTGCCGTGTGGGTTTCACTCTCGGCGCTCTCTAGCCCCATTACCGGGGGGCAAGCTTTTATCACGGCCCAGACGGGAGTGACGGGTATTGAGTCTCTGAGCGCTCTTGTCGAGAGCGTTACAACCACCGCATGGCCTGTGCTCGGTATTGTGATTGCGGTTTTTGTTGCGCTGAGCGGTGTGGCCGTGTTGGTGACCGCGCGGCGATGGCCGCGATCGTCTCGTCGCTACCAAGCCGTGGTTTTGGAGCCGGATGAATCATCGGCGGAGGCTTTTGCCGAACTCACGAGGGAGAGTGGAGAGTCCGATCCAGCTGCGGGGGATCGCATTGATGAGTGGGATCGGCAATCGCGCGGTTCCGACCCCAGTGTATAG